The Halobacterium hubeiense genome contains the following window.
CGTCGGGGTCGGCGTAGACGCCCATCTCCTCGGCGTTGCCCGCGTCGTGGGCGACGTCGGTCGCCGTAATCAGGGCCTTCGAGGGGATGCAGCCGTAGTTCAGGCAGGTGCCGCCGTAGGCGTCCATCTCCACGAGCGTCGTGTCGAGGCCGAGCTGTGCGGCGCGAATCGCCGCGACGTAGCCGCCCGGCCCGCCGCCGACGACCGCCACGTCCGTTCCAGTGGATACGTCTCCAACAACCATTATTCGAGTAGTAGTAGTTCGGGGTCAGTCAGTCGCTCCATCACGTAGTTCGTGAACCGCGCGGCCTCCGCGCCGTCGATGACGCGGTGGTCGATGGACAGCGACAGCGGTAGCGTCTGCGCCGCCCGCACTTCGCCGTCCTCCGCGACCGGCCGCTCGTCGATGCCGCCCAGACCGAGAATCGCGGTCTCGGGGTAGTTGATGATGGGCGTCGCGTACTCGCCGCCGACCGCGCCGAAGTTCGTGATGGTGAACGTCCCGCCCTGCATCTCCTCGCGGCTAATCGAGCGGTCGCGGGCCTTCGCCGCGAGTTCGTTCACCTCCTCGGCGATGTCGAGGATGGATTTCTGGTCGACGTGCTTCACGACGGGCACCATCAGCCCGTGGTCGGTCGCCACCGCGACGCCGATGTTGTAGTCCTGCTTGAGTGCGATTTCCTCTTCTTCCTCGCGGAGTTCGGAGTTCAGAATCGGGTACTCCTTCAGCCCCGCGACGACCGCCTTCATCACGAACGGCAGGTACGTGAGCTTCACGTCCTGCTCGGCCGCGCGCTCCTTGAGCTTCGCGCGCGTCTCAACGAGGTCGTCGATGACCGCGGTGTCGTGGTGGGTGACGTGGGGCGCGGTGTACTTCGACTTGGCCATCTGCTCGCCGATGCTGCGCCGGACGCCGCGGTACGGTTGGGTCGTCTCGCCGCCCTCGACGAACGCCTGCTCGGGCGCGCCGGTCGTCGGTTCGCCCTGCGCGGCGGTGCCGCCCTCGGCGTACTCCTGGACCGCCTCGGCGGTGACGAACGCCTCGCCGTCGCGCTCCTCGGTCGCGGGCACGTCGTCGATGTCGACGCCGAGTTCCTTCGCCAGCCCGCGGGTCGCGGGCGCGGCGAGCGTCTTCTCGCGGCCCGCCGACTCCTGCCCGCCGGCGCCGCCCTCGGTGTGGTCGGCGGCCTGCTCGCCCACCGGCTCCACTGCGGAGCGCACCTCGTCCGGCGGCTCCTCCTGCGGCTCGGTCGCGTGGCCTTCCGCCGCCGCGCGCACGTCGCTCTCGGTCACGCGGCCGGACGGCCCCGTGCCCTCGACGGAATCGAGGTCGACGTCGAGTTCGCGCGCGAGCCGACGCACGCTCGGCGGCGCGAACGTCCGCGTCGACGCCTTCTCCGTCGCGGACTTCGACGCGGACTCGGGCTCCTCGGTGGCTTCTTCTTCCGGCTCTGTCGCTTCGGCGGCTTCGCCCTCCACGTCGAAGGTGACGATGACCTCGCCGACCGGGACGACGTCGCCCGCGTCGTAGTGCAGTTTCCGGACTGTGCCGTTCACCGGGGCGGGGACCTCGACGACCGCCTTGTCGGTCTCCACCTCCGCGACCGGCTGGTCCTCGGAGACGGTGTCGCCCTCCGAGACCAGCCAACTGACGATTTCGCCCTCCGCTACGCCCTCGCCGACGTCGGGTAGCTTGAACTCTCGTGCCATCTCAGAACTCCACGGTCTCCCGGATGCCCGACTCGATGCGCTCGGGCTCGGGCAGGTAGTAGTCTTCCAGCGCGGCCAGCGGGAACGGCACGTCGAACCCCGTGACCCGCTTCACCGGTGCCTCCTGGTGGAGCAGCGCCTCCTCCTGGAGCGTCGCCGTGATTTCGGCGCCGACGCCCGCCGTCTTCGGCGCCTCGTGGACGATGGCCGCTCGGCCCGTCTTCTCGAAGGACTCCACGATTGTCTCCTCGTCGAGCGGGCTCAGCGTCCGGAGGTCCACGACCTCCACGTCCACGTCGTCGGCCATGTTCTCTGCGGCTTCCAGCGTCGGCCGGGTCATCGCTCCCCACGTGAACACGGAGACGTCGCTGCCCTCGCGGCGCACCGCGGCCTCCCCGAGTTCGACCTCGTAGGGGCCGTCGGGCACCTCCTCGCGGAACGCGCGGTAGATTTTCTTCGGTTCGAGGAAGATGACCGGGTCGGGGTCCCGAATCGCCGCGACGAGCATCCCCTTCGCGTCGTGGGGCGTGCTCGGAATCGCGACCTTCAGCCCGGCCTCGTGGACGTAGAACGCCTCCTTCGACTCGGAGTGGTGCTCGGGCGCGCGGATGCCGCCGCCGAACGGCGCGCGCAGCACCATCGGACACGTGAACCGCCCGCGGGAGCGCGTGCGGAGCCGCGCCATGTGGCTCACGATCTGGTCGAAGCCCGGGTACATGAACCCCGAGAACTGGATTTCGGGCACCGGCTTCAGGCCGTAGGCGGCCATCCCGATGGCGGTGCCGACGATGCCCGACTCCGCCAGCGGCGTGTCGATGACGCGGTCCTCGCCGAACTCGTCGTACAGTCCCTCGGTCGCGCGGAACACGCCGCCGTTCTTCCCGACGTCCTCGCCCATCACGAGCACGTCGTCGTCCTCGGCCATCTCGTCGCGGAGGCCGTCCCGTACCGCCTGCACTAGCGTCAAGTTCTCTCCCATGTTAGTCCTCCAGTAGCGCTTCGTCGCCGTGTTCGGCGCGGATGGACTGGAACCACTCCAGTTGTTTCTCGAGCCGGCCGGGCATCTCCGCGTAGACGTTCTGGAACATCTCCACGGGGTCGGGCCGCGGCGTCTCCTCGGCGGCCGCGATGGCGTCCGCCACGCGGTCCTCGACGTCCTCCTCGATGTCCGTAATCGCCTCGTCGTCCAGCCGGTCGGTCCGCTTCAGGAACTTCTCGAGGCGCGGAATCGGGTCCTTCGCCTTCCACTTCTGGACTTCCTCCTCCTCGCGGTAGACGGAGGGGTCGTCGGCGGTCGTGTGCGCGCCGAAGCGGTACTGGACCGCCTCGATCATCGTCGGGCGCAGTTCGCCCTCCGCGGGGTCTTTGGCCTTCTCGACGGCCGCCTTCGTCACCGCGTACACCGCAAGCGGGTCCATCCCGTCTACCTGCACGCCCTCGAAGCCGTACGCCTCGGCCTTCTGCGCGAGCGTCTTCGACGCCGTCTGCTTCTCGCGGGGCACGCTGATGGCCCACTGGTTGTTGTTGCAGAAGAACACGTTCGGCGTGTCGAAGACGCCCGCGAAGTTCAGCCCCTCGTGGAAGTCGCCCTCGCTGGTCGCGCCGTCCCCGAAGTAACAGAGGAACGCCTTGTCCTCCTCGTCCTTGAGCTTCGACGCCCACGCCAGTCCCGTGGCGTGGGGAATCTGGGACGCGATGGGCACCGCGACGGTGAACAGGTTCACGTCCTCCGGGACGCGCGCGCCGTTCTCGTCGCCCATCCAGAGCCGCAGCGTCTGCTTCAGCGGGAGGCCCTGCACGAGCGAGGCGGCGTGCTCGCGGTAACTGGGCACCATCCAGTCGTCGCCGCCGAGCGCCATCGCGGAGCCGACCTGCGCGCCCTCTTGGCCCGACAGCGGCGGGTACGTGCCGATGCGACCCTGCCGCTGGAGGCTCACCGCCCGCTCGTCGAAGCGCCGAGCGAGCTTCATCGTCCGGTACATCTCCACGAGCTCGTCGTCGTCGAGGTCCGGGACCTCGGCGCCGTCGACGACCTCGCCGTCCTCGTCGAGCACCCGTACCATGTCGTCGGGTTCTCGGTGCACGGTCGCAGTCACGGGTACCCCCGTCCTGACATGTGCGGAGAATCGCCCCGTGCGACCATATGATTTTCGTAACGGTCTTTCTAGCGGGTTACCGTCGCGGCATTTTTCACAACTCACGTTCACAACTTCCCGAGGTAAATCGCTGAACGTTCGACACTGAACTCGAAAACTGGGCGGACAGCCACCCTACGCGAAGTATTGCCGGATTCTGTCTCCGTCCAGCGGCCCGGTGACCCGGTCCCTCGTTCAGTCAGTCGGAGGCCGCCCTTCGGGCGTCCTCCCGCGCCTCTTCGATGCTCTTGCCCTCCCGCAGCACCGCGTCGACGAACAGCTCGCCCGCCTTGTACGACGACCGCACCATCGGACCCGAGGCGCAGTAGAGGAAGTCGAACTCCTCCTCGGCGACGCGGCGCCACGTCTCGAACTTCTGGGGGTGGACGTACTCGGCGACGTCCAGATGGGAGCGCGACGGCTGGAGGTACTGGCCGAGTGTCACGACGTCCACGCCCACCTCGCGGAGGTCGCCCAGCGTCTGGTAGACCTCGTGGTCGTACTCGCCGACCCCGAGCATCACGCTCGTCTTCGTGTAGATGTCGGACTCGCGGTTCACCTGGTCGAGCACTTTCAGGGACTGCTCGTAGCCCGCGCGGCGGTCTCGCACCGGGAACTGGCGGCGCTCGACCGTCTCGACGTTGTGCGCGATGACGTCCGGGTTCGCGTCGATAATCTTCCGGACGAGGTCCTCTTCCCCTTGGAAGTCCGGAATCAGCACTTCCACCAGAATCGAGGGGTCGCGGGCCTTGATTTCCCGGATGGTTTGGGCGAAGTGGCCGGCGCCCTGGTCGTCGAGGTCGTCGCGGTCGACGGAGGTGAGGACGACGTAGTCTAGGCCGATTTCCGCGACCGACTCCGCGACGTTCGCCGGCTCGTCGGGGTCCAGCGGCTCCATCCCGCCGGTCTGGACGTCGCAGAAGTTACAGCCCCGCGAGCACCGGTCGCCCATCAGCATGAACGTCGCGGTGCCCGGGCCGTCGCGGCCGCTCCAGCACTCCCCCATGTTCGGGCACGAGGCCTCCTCGCAGACCGTGTGGAGGTCGTGGCCCCGGAGCGTCTCCTTGATGTCCGTGAATCGCTCTCCGGACGGCGGCCGCATCTTCAGCCAGTCCGGCTTCCGCCGACTGCTCATGCACCTTCCTTCGCGGGGGACTGCAAAAACTGTGGGGTTCGGGTGCCCGGAGCCGTGTTGTGCGAGCGCATCCCATACGTTAAAGAGGGGTGAGAACCGACTTTCAAACCACCTCGAAACAGCAAAATGTTTGACATATCTCGCGAGGAGATAACCGACGGGCCGCTCACGCGCGCCCTCCTCTACGTCGCCGCACCGCTGGTCGTCCAGCAGTACGTCGTCGTCCTCCAGCAGGTCGTCGACGCGTTCTGGCTCGGCCGCGTCAGCGAGCAAGCGGTCGCCGCGGTCGGCCTCGTCGCGCCGGTGCTCGCGCTCCTCACGCTCGGTAACCACGTCGCGCTCACCGGCGGGCAGGTGCTCGTCGCCCAGCACGCCGGCGCGGAGAACGACGGCGACGCCCGCCGCGCCGCCTTCCACGCCATCCTCGTCGCGCTCGCGCTCAACCTCGTCGCGCTCGCGCTGGCGTACCTGTTCGCCGCCGACGTGCTCGCGCTGTTCGACCCCGGCGAAGTCGTCGTCGAACTCGGCGCGCTCTACCTCGTCGTCGTCCTCGGCGGGATGGTGTTCGGCGGGATGAGCGACGCCATCGAGGGCGCGTTCGTCGGCTGGGGAGACTCCCGCGCGGCGCTCGTCGTCAACGCCGTCGCCGTCGCCGTCAACGTCGTCCTCGACCCGTTCCTCGTCGTCGGCTGGGGCATCCCCGGCTTCACCGGCTACGGCATCCTCGGCGCCGCGCTCGGCACCGCCGGTGGCTACGTCGCCGGGTTCGCCGTCGCCGTCGCCGTCGCCACCACGGACTTCACCGATTTCGCGTACACGCGCGAGGCGATGCAGTTCCGGCTCGACTCGCTGCGGGAAGTCCTCGAAGTCGGCGTGCCGAAAGCCGGCCAGGAGGGCGGCCGACAGACCGCCCGCCTCCTCATGGTCGCCATCGTCTCCGGCGTCGGCGGGAGCGCCGGCCTCGCCGCGTACACCGTCGGCATGCGCATCTCCACGCTCGCGTTCGTCCCCGCCATCGCCGTCGGCAGCGCGGTCGCCAGCGTCGTCGGTCAGAACCTCGGCGCCGAGCGCCCCGCCCGCGCGACCCGCGCGACGTGGCTCGCCGCCGGCGTCGCGACCGTCGGCCTCGCGGTCGTCGGCGTCGCCCAGTTCCTGATTCCCGGCCTCATCACGGACGTGTTCGCGCCCAGCCTCGACGGCGACGCGCTCACGTACACCGTCGCGTACCTCCAGATTCTCGCGGTCGGCTACTGGGCGTTCGGCCTCATCTACCCTCTGCAGGGCGGCTTCAACGGCGCCGGGAAGACGCAGGTGTCGATGGTCGCGACGATGCTCCAGTACTGGGTCGTCCGGCTCCCCATCGCGGTCGTCGGCGCCTACGTCGTCGTGCTCTCCGTGCCCGTGTACGCCGCGTTCTGGGCCATCACCGTCTCGAACGTCGTCGCCGCAATCGGCGTCACCGTCTACTTCTACTACTCGACGGACCGCGGCCTCCTCGAACGCGTCGCCTCCACGATGAGCGCCGACGCCGCCGACTGAATGCGCGCCTCGCCGCTCGCGGGTCGCTTCGCTCGCGGCTCCTGTTGGTCGCCGCTCGTCGTCCTGTGCCCTCCCTGCGGTCGGGCACACGCTCCCCGCTCGCCATATCCGTGAGTCTCGGTCGTTCGCTTCGCTCACTCCCTCCGACTCACGCCGCTCACGGCTCCCGCTGGTCGCCGTTCGCATTTCCGCGGTTCTCGCTCACTTCGTTCGCTCCGAACCGCGCCACTAAGGAAACGCCTATCCGCAACCCTCCCCTCCCCAACTGGTGATGGAAGTCGCCGAGGTCGTTCCCGAGTTCGCCGACGCCTTCCCCTTCGACGAGTTCAACGAGATGCAGCGCGAGGCGGTGCCGGCGCTCGTGAACTCCGAGGCCAACGTCGTCGCGTCCGCGCCGACGGGCAGCGGGAAGACCGCGCTCGCGGAGCTGGCCATCTGCCAGACCCTCGACGCCGGCGGCACCGCGGTGTTCGTCGCGCCCCTGCGCGCGCTCACCAACGAGAAGGAATCGGAGTGGGAGCGCTTCGAGGAACTGGGCTACTCGGTGTACGTCGTCACTGGGGAACGAGACCTCAACCCCCGGCGCGCGGAGCGCGCGGACGTGCTCGTGATGACCCCCGAGAAGGCCGACTCCGCAACGCGGAAGCACGACTCGCCGCGGTACTCGTTCGTCACGGACGTCGACTGCGTGGTCATCGACGAGGTCCACCTGCTCGACTCCGAGAAGCGCGGGAGCGTCCTCGAAGTCGTGGTGTCGCGCTGGCGGCGGCTCTGCGACCCGCGCGTGGTCGCGCTGTCGGCGACGATGCCGAACATCGACGACGTGGCGGCGTGGCTCGACGCGGAGCCGGAGACCACCTTCGAGTTCGGTGACGACTACCGGCCCGTGGACCTCCACGCGGGTGTGCGGACGTACACGCACGGCGACAACCCGTTCGCGGACAAGTACCGCCGGCTGTTCACGACGCTGGACCTCGCCGAACCCCACCTGCGCGAGGACGGGCAGGCGCTTGTGTTCGTCTCCAGCCGGCAGGACACCGTGCAGGCCGCGAAGAAGACCCGAGACGAAATCGGCGAGCGCGATATCCCGGTGGGCTCGCGGGGCGACTACGAGTTCCACACCGAGACCGAGGAGCTGGACAACGCGACGCTCCGCAAGTCCGTGCTGGACGGCGTCGCGTTCCACCACGCCGGGCTCTCCACGAACGACAAGAACCTCGTCGAGGAGTGGTTCCGCGAGGGCAAAATTCGAATCTTGTTCTCGACGTCGACGCTGGCGTGGGGCGTCAACCTCCCCGCGCGCTGCGTCGTCATCCGGGACACGAAGCTCCACGACCCCCTCGAGGGCGAGGTGGACATGAGCCCGCTGGACGTCCTCCAGATGCTCGGGCGCGCTGGCCGGCCGGGCTACGACGACGTCGGCTACGGCTGGGTGGTCTGCGACGAGTCGGACGCCGACATGTACCGCAACCTCCTCCGCGAGGGCAAGGAAATCGAGTCGCGGCTCGCCGGGAACCTCGCCGAGCACCTGAACGCGGAAATCGCGATGGGGACGATTCGCGGGCTCGGCGACGTGATGGACTGGCTGGAGACGACGTTCTACTACCAGCGCGCCCGGTCCGAGCCCGACGACTACGACTTCCCGGGGCTCCGGGACCGCGTCCGGGACACCTTAGACGACCTCGTCGAGGAGGGGTTCGTGGAGACCGACGACGACCTCGGGCTCTCCGCGACCCGGCTGGGCGTGCTCGCGTCCACCTACTACCTCCGCTTGGACACCGCCCGCGAGTTCCGCGACGTGGCGGACGGTGACGGCGACGCCGACAGCGTGCTCCGCGCGGTCGCCAGCGCCGGCGAGTTCGACAGCGTGAGCGCGCGCAAGTCCGAGCGCGACGCCGTCGATAGAATCGTCGGCAGCGAGGCCGACGACCTCGACTCCGGCCCGCGGAAGGTGCTCGCGATTCTGCGCGCGAGCATGGACGGCTCCATGCCGCCGGAACTGCGCTCGGACGCGTGGGTCATCAAGCAGAACGCGCTCCGCCTGCTCGCGGCGCTGGGCGCGTTCTTCGAGCGCTACGACGATCCCGCGGGCGCGAACGTCGCCGCGCGCCTCGAAGCCCGCATCGACACCGGCGTCCCCGAGGACGCGGTCGGCCTCACCGCGCTTGACGGGGTCGCCGCGGGCCGCGCGCACAAGCTCGCCGACGAGGGCATCGAGACGCCCGCGGACGTCCGCGAGGCTGGCACGGACGGCCTCGAAGCCGCCGGCCTCGGCCCCGGAGTCGCCGAGAGCGTCCACGAGCAGGCCGCCGGGATGCCCGACGTCCTCGTCGACTGGAGCGACCTCCCGGACAGCATCGCGGCCGGCGACAACCAGATGTGCGAGGTCGTCGTCCGCAACGCGGGCGGCGGCGCGGCCGCAGGCGTCGCGGTCACGGTCAACGACGTCGAGATGACTGAGACAACGGGCTACCTCGACGACGAACTTTCGGTTCCCGTGGGCGTGTTCGGCGCCGATGCGGACGAACTCGAATTCGAAGTCACCGTCTCTTTCTCCGATCTCCCGCTGCTCCCCGTCACCGAGACGCGGACCGTCCGCGTGGAGTAGCGCGTAGGTTCAAGTACCAAACCGGGACCAATCCGGGCCATGCAGGACGCGATTCGCGTGCTCGCTGGCGAGTGTGCCGTCCGCTACGAGAGCGACGGTCGAACCGAACGCGACCTCCGCGGTGACGTCGTCGTCATCGTGAAACCCGACGACACCGTGCTCGTCCACGACGCGGACGGCTACCAGCCCGCGGCGTGGCTCACGCGCCCGGGCGTCGTCCGGTACACGCGGGACGCCCGCGGGTTCCGCATCGACGCGGCGGACGGCGACGAGCGGCTCGTCGTGGAGAGCGCGACCGAGCACGGCGACGCCCACTATCCCGCGTCGCCCGCCGGGCCGCCGGTCGGCACGTGCGAGTGCGACGGCACGCTCGTCAGGGACGGCGGGCGCGTCGTCTGCATCGACTGCCGGACGAGCTACGCGATTCCGCGGGACGCCGCCGTCGTGGACGAGCCCTGTCCGGACTGCGGGCTCCCCCAGTTGCGGGTGGAGCGCGGCGGCGAGGTGACGGCGTGTCTGGACCGCGACTGCACGCCCATCGCCGACGTCGTCGCCGAGCGCTTCGACGGCGCGTGGGCGTGTCGGTGTGGCGCGCCACTCGAAATCGAGGCCGACCGGGGCCTCCACGCGGCCTGTCCGGACTGCGACGCCAGCTACCGGCTGCCCCGCGGGACCGTGGACGGCACCTGCGAGTGCGGACTACCGGCCTTCGAGACGCCGAGCGGGCCGCGCTGTCTCGACGGCGACTGCGGGCAGGCACTGACCGCGGGCGGGCGCGACCGCAACAGTTGAACGTCGGGCGCGCGACGCTCCCGGTATGGACGGCGAGCTACACGGCGACGAGGTCCGGGTCGGCGGCGACGCCCGCCAGCGGTTCCACGACGCCCGCGGCTACGGCCACCCGCTCGACGGCAACGCCATCGCGCTGTCGGTCGTGGAGGCCGCCCACCTGCTGTTCCGCGGCGACCTCGACGCCGTCGACGGCGCGGGGTTCCGGGACTTTTTCGCCGACCGCGGCGCCGGCTTCGCCGCGCGCTTCCTCGTCTACGCGGACCTCCGCGACCGCGGCTTCTACCTCGCGCCCGACCGCCAGCCGTGGTGGGACGACCCGGGCGACGGCGACTTCGTCGTGTTCCCGCGCGGGAAGGGGCCCGGCGACGGCGTCGTGAAACACCGGATTCGCGTCGTCGACGAGCGCGCGACCATCCCCGCCGGCGACCTCGGCGACGTCGTGCTCGCGGTCGTCGACGAGGAGAGCGAAATCACGTACCTCGACGTGACCGCCACCGAGCCCGACGGCGACACCGACTTCACCCCGCCGACGGACGTCCGCGGCACGCTGCTCGAAGACCGCGTGCTCGTCTGGGACGCGCCCGGCGAACTCCACGAACAGGGGTTCTACGGGCAGCCGCTCGGCGGCCGCGCGGCCGAGTACGACGCGCTCCAGCTCTCGCTGCTGGAGGCCGCGTACCTCGCCGCGCAGGGCGTCCTCGACCTCGGGGACGACGACGTCGAGGCGGTCGTCGAGCGCGGCCGCGCGGGCGAGGCCGATCGCTTCGACCGCCGGCTGCGCGTCTACCGGGCGCTGCGCGACCGCGGGATGGTCCCCAAGACCGGGTTCAAGTTCGGCGCGGACTTCCGCGTGTACAGCGAGGTCGAGTCCGTCGATGACCTCGGGCACTCGGAGTTGCTCGTGCGCGTGCTCCCCGACGATGTCGTGTTCGCGCCGCGGGACCTCTCGCTGGACGTGCGCCTCGCCCACGGGGTCCGGAAGCGAATGGTTTTTGCGCTCGACAATCCCAGTGCGGACACGATTCGCTGGCTCTCCGTGAGCAGGCTCACTCCCTAACTATGACCGACACAGACAACGAGACGGACGGCGAGGACGCGCCGGGCGCCGACAGCGTCGCGCTCGACCCGTGGGGCTCCTCGACGGTCTCGGACTACCGCAAGCTCTTCGAGGAGTTCGGCATCGAGTCCTTCGACGACGTCATCGACGAGGTGCCCGACCCGCACTACCTGATGCGGCGGGCTATCATCTTCGGGCACCGCGACTACCGCCGCGTCGCCGACGCGATGCGCAACGACGAGCCGTTCGCCGCGCTGTCGGGGTTCATGCCGACCGGCGACCCCCACATCGGCCACAAGATGGTCTTCGACGAGATCATCTGGCACCAACAGCAGGGCGCCGACGCGTACGCGCTCATCGCCGACCTCGAAGCCCACGCCGCCCGCGGGCTGACGTGGGACGAAATCGACGAGCACGCCCGCGACTACCTGCTCTCCCTGCTCGCGCTCGGCTTCGACCCCGAGGACGGCACGCTCTACCGGCAGTCCGCGAACCGCGAACTCCAGGACCTCGCGTTCGAACTCGGCGCGGAGGCGAACTTCTCGGAGTTCGAAGCCATCTACGGGTTCGACGGCGAGACCGACGTCTCCCACATGCAGAGCGTCGTCACGCAGATGGCGGACATCCTCTACCCGCAGCTCGAGGAGTCCAAGCCCACCGTCATCCCGGTCGGCCCCGACCAAGACCCCCACATGCGGCTCGCCCGGGACCTCGCGGAGCGCACGCGCTACTTCAAAGTTACCGAGGCGTACGCCAGCGTCGCGTTCGACGACGACGAGCGCCCGCTCGTCGCCGCCGCCTACGACGCCCGCGGGGAGTACGCCGAGGACGAGGACCAGCCGCGCTGCACGGAAGCCGCCGACTGGCTGCGCGAGGACGCCGACCTCGCGGCCGCATACGACGCCGAAGTGGTCGAGTCGGTCGTCCAGAAGCTCGAAAACGCCGGGATGGAGCCGCTCCGCCCCCGGATTCGGTTCTTCGACCGGCAGGCGACCGACGAGGCCTTCGAGGCGCTCATCGACGAGGTCGCCGGCGAGAAGCGCGTCTTCGAGGGCCACGTCGACGCGTTCGACATCGACCGCGAGACCGCCGAGGACCTCGCGCTCGCCGTCGAAGTCGA
Protein-coding sequences here:
- a CDS encoding tryptophan--tRNA ligase, yielding MTDTDNETDGEDAPGADSVALDPWGSSTVSDYRKLFEEFGIESFDDVIDEVPDPHYLMRRAIIFGHRDYRRVADAMRNDEPFAALSGFMPTGDPHIGHKMVFDEIIWHQQQGADAYALIADLEAHAARGLTWDEIDEHARDYLLSLLALGFDPEDGTLYRQSANRELQDLAFELGAEANFSEFEAIYGFDGETDVSHMQSVVTQMADILYPQLEESKPTVIPVGPDQDPHMRLARDLAERTRYFKVTEAYASVAFDDDERPLVAAAYDARGEYAEDEDQPRCTEAADWLREDADLAAAYDAEVVESVVQKLENAGMEPLRPRIRFFDRQATDEAFEALIDEVAGEKRVFEGHVDAFDIDRETAEDLALAVEVDHGGYGFVPPSSIYHRFMTGLTGGKMSSSIPASHISLLDDPEDGYDKVKAATTGGRETAEKQRELGGEPDQCPVYELYAYLLAADDDEFAERVYEECAGGERLCGGCKEEAAELMAEFLEDHQEKREEAKEVLADLDVELDSARA